Proteins from one Terriglobales bacterium genomic window:
- a CDS encoding cyclic nucleotide-binding domain-containing protein, producing the protein MREPAAPATTRQPAEVSGEAWVEPVRWLALAIFVALPVLGFLAPHLAGRVFWTVVLASLPLLIVLAGYHRWRRICPLAWFSQLPARLGSPGERRASPWVQANYYGVTFAIFFLSLWLRLVATNGHGQALAGFLLLLSFAALVFGAAYTGKTWCNYVCPVLFVEKIYTEPHGLRPTPNSQCAKCTACKPACPDINQENGYWKEILSAPKRFVYFAFPGLVFAFYFYFYLQSGTWEYYFGGRWTNEPEVPGSAFLPGHSAATAGFYFLESWPRAAAAFLTLTLGALLSFGLFSLIERYVGRRLLERNEELDAAGVRHLMFTVAAFTAFVTFYSFAGAPTIRLIPGAPHLVQILVVVTATLFLVRRFKRRQQAYAEETLARQIIRRWEWADMEPPKDLHEAFLIHTIRSRTHAGGYARLLEIYKDAVREAVASGFVSRAEVQRLESLRNQLQISKADHERIMADLDEEERARIIDPALQVSAEKRLQLETYSRMLQGYLERMSLAASAPDDSFIRHLRQEYGVTPEEHGAVLRQLLAKGESMAPHVAKALVVIESGLHTMGLLAAEPSAAGAFLADALSRRCAHAADGLLLAFGRDPEKTSDRSLRDQLMCGDQEARKAAAETLGQDVASAVTTRLREAWREAAEGAAARTGLADCLRSHLTSADPYVRVAAMYVLEERAGVDEETLKTMVHDEYDVVSETAICLLMRAHQLESREQTGLVTVERMIAMRSVPLFSSLAPPELASLARASIELGLEFGQPLCVEGEPGDEVFILLSGEVRVMHSDGSEERMAASEKFGGFIEELAVLDSAPRAATVLAGPEGARVLCLKGKAFREVLRTNPSVVSSVIHTLASRIRGARAQSRSTEKSQARVL; encoded by the coding sequence ATGCGTGAACCCGCAGCACCAGCAACGACCCGGCAACCGGCCGAGGTGTCCGGAGAAGCGTGGGTGGAGCCGGTGCGCTGGCTCGCCCTTGCGATCTTCGTGGCGCTGCCGGTACTCGGCTTCCTGGCCCCGCACCTGGCCGGGCGCGTCTTCTGGACGGTGGTCCTGGCCTCCCTGCCCTTGCTGATCGTCCTGGCCGGCTATCACCGCTGGCGGCGCATCTGTCCGCTGGCGTGGTTTTCCCAGCTTCCCGCGCGCTTGGGTAGTCCGGGAGAACGTCGCGCATCGCCGTGGGTGCAGGCGAACTACTACGGTGTGACGTTCGCCATCTTCTTTCTCTCGCTCTGGCTGCGGCTGGTGGCCACGAACGGTCACGGACAGGCGCTGGCCGGCTTCCTGCTGTTGCTGTCCTTCGCGGCCCTGGTTTTCGGCGCGGCCTATACCGGCAAAACGTGGTGCAACTACGTGTGCCCGGTGCTGTTCGTGGAGAAGATCTACACCGAGCCGCACGGACTGCGGCCGACGCCCAACTCCCAGTGCGCGAAGTGCACGGCCTGCAAGCCCGCCTGCCCGGACATCAATCAGGAAAACGGTTACTGGAAGGAGATCCTGTCGGCGCCGAAACGGTTCGTCTATTTCGCTTTCCCCGGGCTGGTCTTTGCCTTTTACTTCTATTTCTACTTGCAGTCCGGAACCTGGGAATACTACTTCGGCGGAAGATGGACGAATGAGCCGGAAGTGCCGGGGAGCGCGTTCCTGCCGGGACACAGCGCAGCGACTGCGGGCTTCTATTTCCTGGAAAGCTGGCCGCGCGCCGCGGCAGCGTTTCTTACGCTCACCCTGGGCGCGCTGCTGAGCTTTGGGTTGTTTTCCCTGATCGAGCGCTACGTGGGCAGGCGTTTGCTGGAGCGGAACGAAGAGCTGGACGCGGCCGGAGTGCGCCACCTGATGTTCACGGTGGCAGCGTTCACGGCCTTCGTCACCTTCTACAGCTTTGCGGGCGCGCCTACCATCCGCCTGATTCCGGGAGCGCCGCACCTAGTGCAGATCCTGGTGGTGGTCACGGCCACGCTGTTCCTGGTGCGCCGCTTCAAGCGCCGTCAGCAGGCCTATGCGGAAGAGACGCTGGCACGACAGATCATACGACGCTGGGAATGGGCGGACATGGAGCCGCCCAAGGACCTGCACGAAGCCTTCCTCATCCACACCATCCGCTCGCGGACGCACGCCGGCGGCTACGCGCGCCTGCTGGAGATCTACAAGGACGCGGTTCGCGAAGCGGTAGCCAGCGGCTTTGTGAGCCGCGCCGAGGTGCAGCGGCTGGAATCGCTGCGCAACCAGTTGCAGATCAGCAAGGCGGACCACGAGCGCATCATGGCCGACCTGGACGAAGAAGAGCGCGCGCGGATCATCGATCCGGCACTGCAGGTTTCGGCAGAGAAACGCCTGCAACTGGAAACCTACTCGCGCATGCTGCAGGGCTATCTGGAACGGATGTCGCTAGCCGCCTCCGCGCCGGATGACAGCTTCATCCGCCACCTGCGCCAGGAGTACGGCGTAACGCCGGAAGAACACGGGGCGGTCCTGCGCCAGTTGCTGGCCAAGGGAGAAAGCATGGCTCCGCATGTGGCCAAAGCGCTGGTGGTGATCGAGAGCGGACTGCACACCATGGGCTTGCTTGCCGCTGAACCCTCGGCCGCAGGAGCTTTCCTGGCGGACGCGCTCTCCCGAAGGTGCGCGCACGCGGCCGACGGCCTGCTGCTGGCCTTCGGCCGGGATCCGGAAAAGACGTCCGACCGTTCCCTGCGCGATCAACTGATGTGCGGGGACCAGGAAGCGCGAAAAGCGGCGGCCGAAACGTTGGGCCAGGACGTGGCCTCGGCCGTCACCACCCGACTGCGAGAAGCCTGGCGCGAAGCCGCGGAGGGAGCGGCGGCGCGGACAGGATTGGCGGACTGCTTGCGTTCGCACCTGACCAGCGCCGACCCCTACGTGCGGGTGGCCGCGATGTACGTCCTGGAGGAACGCGCGGGCGTGGACGAGGAGACGCTCAAGACCATGGTGCACGACGAGTACGATGTAGTGTCGGAGACCGCCATCTGCCTGCTGATGCGAGCCCACCAACTGGAGAGCCGGGAACAAACCGGTCTGGTGACGGTGGAACGAATGATCGCGATGCGATCGGTCCCGCTATTTTCGTCGCTCGCTCCACCGGAGCTGGCCAGCCTGGCTCGGGCCAGCATCGAGCTGGGGCTCGAGTTCGGCCAGCCCTTGTGCGTGGAAGGAGAGCCGGGGGACGAAGTCTTTATCCTGCTTTCTGGCGAAGTACGGGTCATGCACAGCGACGGCAGCGAGGAACGCATGGCCGCCAGCGAGAAATTCGGAGGCTTCATCGAGGAGCTGGCGGTGCTGGATTCGGCACCGCGCGCGGCCACGGTGCTGGCGGGTCCGGAGGGCGCTCGCGTCCTCTGCCTGAAAGGCAAGGCGTTCCGGGAAGTGCTGCGCACGAATCCGTCGGTCGTCTCGAGCGTCATCCACACGCTGGCGTCGCGCATCCGCGGGGCGCGCGCGCAATCGCGGAGCACGGAGAAAAGCCAGGCGCGGGTTCTGTAG